A single region of the Branchiostoma lanceolatum isolate klBraLanc5 chromosome 1, klBraLanc5.hap2, whole genome shotgun sequence genome encodes:
- the LOC136435085 gene encoding microtubule-associated protein futsch-like translates to MEDPERSNLSSLDLYSDMLGETEEMNEGGGRGTTKEHSVMSSMDLYSDMLGETEEMSDRDRRQADPCSDMLGETEGMSEERRGQVEEQSVLSSMDLYEDIIEEERENEKFEELRSEVTKTAGQMEELMSQMENIQTEKQSLAKENQALKKNISALFVTAKAELDRKQKEIARLRADLEMMQMRRGAPRIPHSRPPDNRDDYSRPGPSGRESTTTREATSTQREQRDRRPGAYRQNNMGSHQQGESPDRDRSKREGTGVLKSHPEHSRTQTGDLRCSKSPEKDQDRGNGTKDRTYRSKDTNPELKRRETRKQTAEKLDSVQHTEKLVGDGSKPRQLSQDKDKLKTKEREEMQNTVEKSVEHFQERNKSTEHREEEKSPHGPHTPSYPYPNSEEDVKESQTSPKETVLGGPKTPPEPYPYEDADKSRNLRKDSEKQHEVRSRVVGDEESRRHSGEGKKDSAYCSSSSESLSRHSRENSVEDKRDEYKEDRKRDKDTKFDSKIRKQSRDSSREKHQKDGRNSHEKRLEDKKTEHEQDRRKEDISSGDLRQKLRQKKQPRDRSQDKSSDDRKNGDHDKGRRVEQRDRDSRRSKESKHGKESSSRTTERGREKHRDEKRSAGRDRSNARLPKEGRNSSRGDKSERTQQLGDTREAHKRKRSSSGEQKHLEERRKVSPPRKKQYEKDHDRHQQSRERRQSRSRHRDRSEEKNKEKSRHRSSGRSNRLHDNSKEPEQRGHRSKFVNYRDRSEGRDSGSDRYRSLSVETNSTSGSSSASSVAAYGDVQKHLPTSFKGSLRSSRSREADGLQERVPALTSSVSGRSFNEEPMEKSTADSIGEGTGALDDQAKAGESQEHYKNGDRLPEKHLTSPQRGRDDGEKSIQNSPDCATDRSAAVSSQLSVAAGNHLQDKYDESETEEVTSTTTEQPDRRATVREKLLSESAEELGLIMAPVKRKRDDIKQGHFSSPAAKKKKASQNTPTKKGRLSPRKSLKESPSKKVTCSPKKSPHKIPQEVAESSEITPKTLVSPRKTPKKLSPQTSPKKAAISPTKSPKKIFKSPQKTPRKSAGTPKKKSKSPRKTENLVEKCRSIVWTGKSAKGKTVNLFHIEYETADNAAREVFRNSPLLSPVKPPTPQLNLSARSSDVELPSGDDSCSLPLPAISAQLKTDKVEMERPVPCYHGNLGFSSFHGNTDTSQNFVRTERVHLQQEEQRLSEGLKSVTSSQPPFVSSEDTCRSGSSLEEQDFPRNFPVPFSGGSEMSESQQHVSVHLPTTDIKQQTNSSESTGPFEVSINAEDADKLASQDPDLKDNMQTQGSHTSTQKWGDDKDQDHVSTEGNSADLEESEKTAITVQRKEPPIKTDEELRRNVQSSLLSISNDFDSSTANLSNEELFAVEVLAQLAAAAKTPTQSPVKSAVSPQQTSPRKGGANKSPMKVAVTGSTPYRLFSPGRVEPTIAAEVEVGSGCAQKKGSRQRKGMDSPFIPPQHSALSKKTEKEKHDSKKEKMCKKSSDKDPKKADEMMSYHKKKDRKYSKQSAEVLAIPEQDSVSSKAKNTKTNKVPQLEVKPVRSSPMKTQGKVADAAKPPKASPRESPRKASTVTPVKSREATYDKKSPSAKCVTATTDVSKQKTKDSKHGEKDEGITTESLQEKQTLVQPRKEASKTSKNPPILKNDSKASPSCCVWQARQTPETETEATCTDLEQNSCPDRLYDNLEEMHNTIVLSPKSNGLQIRAVEKNTPQSEKSAHDTGSSKAKVPSLSATIGVTNSTQILSSCSKTVQSYPELNQGGSLTVPISSKNLQQTVCSSKDNPETELIGKTGNRVHDVQNTKETVPNNSLKKQIQKLPEKVVTSTSSIQHPPHNSPDTKLVEKHAPKQATEYNSSKDQDDNTPDMQLEEGGRVDLFTSKSDSNVVREVELVQKVQTTECVASTEQNQTTADKQRIPNKETQSQTAKCREKEENDAGECTSNEEELYTIVKQKVQKYKPQSQMSLSKKENAKQEHEEGECTSSDEEELDTTVLLPCSTSEENGAHNSIEMETAASFNSDTSLPRPSTPCGLRQEMTLDQFSVLDPDDLRCQSAMSIDVRLIPSTPSGKMGPPSRGGTPSGKDAAPTPGKSQPSLPKTPAEKRQSGAFRQLFNSPPGGRFASTPAAERPKPPKFQLDVSIISTGKEDDSRCLDAPVMGETVDKTMQDIRDTVRDGDTVKLCEAANIAVQGSSKLHTKDVKHLETDKMCREMEEERKTSSEKKNRTSPGSGRADTIVASSPKLAPPRRVPSKTDAFRKHLAVENSKKDAEDAKKQKEESHKKPKSVRTPEKKLKRKALDPSDFFPDVSSDEDDISDGLGDHQEEIMEVPAPKSKVSLGSLSARHASTHVPIVSSIKKKSLSSEAPWQQQVEETAKHKSADMPSVSPSAKVSNLLPAPAMKQISTKGPASAVHPKDAKQGASSSDRQAGVSFGKAVLGTDNGSNCNTIIDTAAVEAGSNHTKTAQKERATGVRNVASETGPVAWHEQDMVPNTVVASAVISGTEAPMPQTVSPDQIPSFSNPPSIQMSTDVLPSVPANIQTQSKAESLPNKPLHSLCTVSKSHGGVAFPHDLPSTFLPHNTLSEPCVQNSVIPTPLASNVEHVPIQQGLTPPISSADGIFRVPLPPVNHDPPPQPVSQPTPPVYVAERPVIKLNKFSYAAICALEANYGYEWLWPVKPQQQETLTAKQEPDFLSMATGSEQTKLFVTTCESNVEATQQPHPLQSHQSSPSTQILQPVVGGERQSFSADISSVTNGNRDDRNDSSVVGKVSHARDRTSGVVTTKIKGKTVKDLLSESRKQKGKSHQQSGLVAGRGAMSANTGLNNQVQQVVPQTALPSVTGVLTTGVSQVPGVSPVSGVSQVSGLSQVQGLSHMVGSSQVPGVSQVPGVLSSTVGNTAQIVYSADRNIFDTLTRESIDVSITPVTGTPILTNQQENKSTGSTVALPNNRNQQKQNDVQQPHKQTLEIKTCNERITSPNPDIWYEAFGSPKAATLCTERSETQKTIAHKDKGTVDPNASVNKCLEENCRETEEGELSEGEIISDDEDVKSSGTSSYTAMHNINNKDSHCREQMYTSTFKRNEDVSGRHNNRQHSEQRTKDNRDSHRSRSQKAADMKCDRKQMDRSRHGSRRPTSEEGRLREQNYKEGWRRAEGGRTEHGRREKVSRDRDAASREGEQVSRKARRVEKKARR, encoded by the exons ATGGAGGATCCAGAGAGGAGTAACCTGAGTAGTCTGGACCTGTACTCAGACATGCTCGGAGAGACAGAAGAAATGAATGAAGGAGGAGGGAGGGGGACGACAAAGGAACACAGTGTCATGAGTTCCATGGACCTGTACTCTGACATGCTCGGAGAGACAGAAGAAATGAGTGATAGAGACAGAAGACAGGCGGACCCATGCTCAGACATGCTCGGAGAGACAGAAGGAATGAGTGAAGAAAGGAGGGGACAGGTGGAAGAACAGAGCGTCTTGAGCTCCATGGATCTGTACGAAGACATCATCGAAGAAGAGCGGGAAAACGAGAAGTTTGAAGAG TTAAGAAGCGAGGTCACTAAGACAGCAGGACAGATGGAGGAGCTCATGTCTCAGATGGAAAACATTCAGACAGAG AAACAGTCCCTTGCTAAAGAGAACCAGGCCCTGAAGAAGAACATCTCCGCTCTGTTTGTCACAGCGAAGGCAGAACTGGACAGGAAACAGAAGGAGATCGCTCGACTCAGGGCAGA TCTGgaaatgatgcaaatgaggagAGGGGCACCCAGAATCCCTCACTCCAGGCCCCCCGACAACAG GGATGACTACAGCAGACCTGGACCATCAGGTAGAGAATCCACAACCACAAGAGAGGCTACTTCAACTCAGAGGGAGCAGAGAGACAGGCGCCCAGGGGCCTATAGACAGAACAACATGGGGAGTCATCAGCAGGGAGAGTCTCCAGACAGAGACAGAAGTAAAAGAGAAGGAACTGGTGTCTTAAAGTCTCATCCTGAGCACAGCAGGACACAGACTGGAGACTTAAGATGTTCTAAATCTCCTGAGAAAGACCAAGACCGGGGGAATGGTACCAAAGACAGGACATATCGTTCCAAAGACACAAACCCTGAGCTAAAAAGGAGAGAAACAAGAAAGCAGACAGCTGAAAAACTAGACAGTGTACAGCATACAGAAAAATTAGTTGGAGATGGGAGTAAGCCCAGGCAGTTAAGCCAAGATAAAgacaaactgaaaacaaaagaaagagaagagATGCAAAACACAGTTGAAAAATCAGTAGAACATTTTCAAGAGAGAAACAAGTCAACTGAGCACAGAGAGGAAGAAAAAAGTCCTCATGGCCCCCATACACCATCCTATCCTTACCCTAACTCTGAGGAAGATGTAAAGGAGTCCCAAACGTCTCCCAAGGAAACTGTGCTTGGAGGTCCTAAGACTCCTCCAGAACCTTACCCCTATGAAGATGCTGATAAAAGTAGGAACTTAAGAAAGGACTCAGAAAAGCAACATGAAGTCAGAAGTAGGGTGGTAGGAGATGAAGAGAGCAGGAGACATTCTGGAGAAGGGAAGAAAGATTCTGCCTACTGTTCATCTAGCAGTGAGAGCCTCAGTAGACACAGTAGGGAAAATAGTGTAGAAGATAAGAGAGATGAATATAAAGAAGATAGAAAGAGAGACAAGGACACCAAATTTGACTCAAAAATAAGGAAACAGTCAAGAGATTCATCCAGAGAAAAACATCAGAAAGATGGTAGAAATAGTCATGAAAAAAGGTTAGAAGATAAGAAAACAGAGCATGAACAAGACAGAAGGAAAGAGGATATCTCTAGTGGTGACTTGAGACAGAAACTAAGACAGAAGAAACAGCCCAGAGATAGGTCCCAAGACAAATCTTCTGATGATCGTAAAAATGGGGACCATGACAAAGGGAGAAGAGTTGAACAGAGAGACCGTGACTCAAGGAGAAGTAAAGAAAGCAAACATGGGAAAGAATCTAGTAGCAGAACAacagagagggggagagagaaacACAGGGATGAGAAAAGATCTGCAGGGAGGGACAGAAGTAATGCCAGGCTACCGAAGGAGGGAAGAAACTCCTCAAGAGGAGACAAAAGTGAAAGGACCCAGCAACTTGGAGACACAAGGGAAGCTCACAAAAGAAAGAGGTCATCTTCAGGCGAGCAAAAACATcttgaagaaagaagaaaagtttCACCTCCAAGGAAAAAGCAATATGAGAAGGATCATGATAGACATCAACAGTCTAGGGAAAGAAGACAGTCCAGATCAAGACACAGGGACAggtctgaagaaaaaaacaaggagaAGTCACGACATAGGAGCAGTGGAAGGTCGAACCGTCTCCACGACAACAGTAAGGAGCCTGAGCAAAGGGGTCATAGGTCGAAGTTCGTGAACTACAGAGACAGGTCCGAAGGCAGGGATAGTGGCtctgacaggtacaggtctCTCAGTGTGGAGACAAACTCAACATCTGGAAGCAGTTCGGCAAGTAGTGTTGCTGCATATGGTGATGTTCAGAAACACTTACCTACTAGCTTTAAGGGCTCTCTTCGCTCTTCTAGGAGTAGGGAAGCTGATGGACTGCAAGAGAGGGTACCTGCCTTGACAAGCTCTGTTAGTGGCAGGTCCTTCAATGAAGAGCCCATGGAGAAGTCTACAGCTGACTCCATAGGGGAAGGGACAGGAGCTTTAGATGATCAAGCCAAAGCAGGGGAAAGTCAGGAACATTACAAGAATGGTGATAGACTACCAGAAAAACATCTGACAAGTCCTCAAAGGGGCAGAGATGACGGAGAAAAATCCATACAGAACAGCCCAGACTGTGCCACAGACAGGTCAGCAGCTGTAAGCAGCCAGCTGTCAGTAGCAGCAGGTAACCACCTCCAGGACAAGTATGATGAAAGCGAGACGGAGGAAGTGACAAGCACCACAACTGAGCAGCCCGACAGAAGAGCAACAGTCAGAGAAAAGCTTCTTTCTGAAAGCGCTGAAGAGCTGGGCTTGATCATGGCCCCTgtgaagagaaagagagacgaTATCAAACAGGGACACTTTAGTTCACCTGCTGCTAAGAAGAAAAAGGCTTCTCAGAACACCCCGACGAAAAAGGGAAGACTTTCTCCAAGGAAGAGTTTGAAGGAAAGTCCTTCCAAGAAAGTTACATGTAGTCCCAAGAAGTCTCCTCACAAGATTCCTCAAGAAGTTGCAGAGTCTTCAGAAATCACTCCAAAAACCCTTGTGTCTCCTCGAAAGACTCCTAAGAAATTGTCCCCCCAGACATCTCCAAAGAAGGCGGCCATATCTCCGACCAAAAGTCCAAAGAAAATCTTCAAGTCCCCTCAGAAGACACCCAGGAAATCAGCCGGCACTCCCAAGAAGAAGTCTAAGTCACCGAGGAAGACAGAAAACCTTGTGGAGAAGTGCAGGAGCATCGTCTGGACGGGGAAGAGCGCCAAGGGGAAGACCGTCAACCTTTTCCACATCGAGTACGAGACGGCGGACAACGCGGCGCGGGAGGTGTTCCGTAACTCACCCCTCCTCAGCCCGGTgaagccccccaccccccagctGAACCTGAGCGCCAGGAGCAGTGATGTAGAACTCCCCAGTGGGGACGACTCCTGCAGTCTCCCTCTCCCTGCCATCAGTGCTCAGCTCAAGACAGACAAAGTGGAGATGGAAAGACCGGTACcttgttaccatggcaaccttGGCTTCAGCAGTTTCCATGGCAATACAGATACCTCTCAAAACTTTGTCAGAACAGAGAGAGTGCACCTACAGCAGGAAGAGCAGAGATTGTCAGAGGGTTTAAAGAGCGTGACATCATCACAGCCTCCTTTTGTGTCAAGTGAAGACACTTGCAGGAGTGGGTCCTCCTTAGAGGAACAAGACTTTCCAAGGAATTTCCCAGTTCCTTTCAGTGGAGGGTCTGAAATGTCGGAGTCACAACAACATGTTTCAGTCCATCTCCCTACAACAGACATAAAACAGCAGACAAACTCTTCAGAATCAACTGGGCCTTTTGAGGTCAGCATAAATGCTGAGGATGCAGACAAGTTAGCAAGTCAAGATCCAGACCTCAAAGACAATATGCAGACCCAAGGTAGTCACACATCAACACAAAAATGGGGGGATGACAAAGATCAGGACCATGTCTCAACAGAGGGCAACAGTGCAGATCTTGAGGAATCTGAGAAAACAGCAATTACCGTACAAAGGAAAGAGCCACCCATAAAAACTGATGAGGAACTCCGCAGAAATGTCCAGTCTAGTTTACTCAGTATCAGCAACGACTTTGACTCCAGTACAGCAAACCTGTCCAACGAGGAGCTCTTTGCTGTCGAGGTGCTCGCCCAACTTGCCGCTGCAGCTAAGACACCAACACAAAGCCCTGTAAAGTCTGCAGTTTCTCCTCAACAGACCTCCCCCAGGAAAGGAGGTGCCAACAAAAGTCCAATGAAGGTGGCTGTGACAGGGTCAACGCCCTACCGGTTGTTTTCTCCTGGGAGAGTAGAACCTACCATTGCAGCGGAAGTAGAGGTGGGGTCAGGGTGTGCTCAGAAGAAGGGTTCGAGGCAAAGAAAGGGTATGGATTCACCATTTATTCCCCCACAGCATTCAGCCTTGAGCAAAAAGACAGAAAAGGAGAAGCATGACAGCAAAAAGGAGAAGATGTGCAAGAAGAGCAGTGATAAAGACCCTAAGAAGGCAGATGAAATGATGTCATACCACAagaaaaaggacagaaaatattcaaagcaGTCAGCAGAAGTTTTAGCAATACCTGAACAAGACAGTGTAAGCAGTAAAGCCAagaatacaaaaacaaacaaagtgcCACAACTAGAAGTCAAACCTGTAAGATCAAGCCCAATGAAGACACAGGGTAAAGTAGCTGATGCTGCAAAACCTCCAAAAGCAAGCCCAAGAGAAAGCCCCAGAAAGGCCAGTACTGTGACTCCCGTTAAGAGCAGAGAAGCAACATATGATAAGAAATCTCCTTCTGCCAAATGTGTCACAGCAACAACAGACGTcagcaaacagaaaacaaaagacTCCAAACATGGAGAAAAAGATGAAGGAATTACAACTGAAAGCCTGCAAGAAAAGCAGACTCTAGTACAACCAAGGAAGGAAGCCAGTAAGACAAGCAAAAATCCTCCTATATTGAAAAATGACAGTAAAGCATCACCATCATGCTGTGTGTGGCAGGCTAGACAGACACCAGAAACGGAGACAGAAGCAACATGTACTGACTTAGAGCAGAACAGTTGTCCAGACAGGCTATATGATAACCTAGAAGAGATGCATAACACTATTGTCCTCTCACCCAAATCAAATGGACTTCAGATTAGGGCGGTTGAGAAAAATACACCACAGAGTGAAAAATCTGCTCATGATACCGGTAGTTCAAAAGCAAAGGTACCCTCCCTCAGTGCAACAATTGGAGTGACCAACAGCACCCAAATCCTTAGTAGTTGTTCAAAAACCGTCCAGAGCTATCCAGAATTAAATCAAGGGGGTTCATTGACTGTGCCAATATCAAGCAAGAACTTGCAACAAACTGTATGTAGTAGCAAAGACAACCCAGAAACAGAATTGATAGGCAAAACAGGTAATAGAGTTCATGATGTTCAGAACACTAAAGAAACAGTGCCAAACAATAGCTTGAAGAAACAGATACAAAAACTACCAGAAAAGGTGGTCACAAGCACCTCATCTATTCAGCATCCCCCTCACAACAGTCCAGACACAAAACTTGTTGAGAAGCATGCACCAAAGCAAGCCACAGAATACAACAGTTCTAAAGACCAAGATGACAATACACCGGACATGCAACTTGAGGAGGGGGGCAGAGTGGATCTGTTTACCAGCAAGAGTGACAGTAATGTGGTACGAGAAGTTGAACTGGTGCAGAAAGTGCAAACAACAGAGTGTGTTGCTAGTActgaacaaaatcaaactaCTGCGGATAAACAAAGGATACCAAACAAAGAGACACAGTCACAGACTGCTAAATGtcgagagaaagaagaaaatgacgCAGGAGAGTGCACTTCAAACGAAGAAGAACTCTATACTATTGTCAAACAAAAGGTGCAGAAATATAAGCCACAGTCACAGATGTCTCTGTCTAAGAAGgaaaatgcaaaacaagaaCATGAAGAAGGCGAGTGCACATCATCAGATGAGGAAGAACTAGACACCACCGTCTTGTTGCCTTGCAGCACATCAGAAGAGAATGGAGCACACAACTCTATTGAGATGGAGACAGCAGCGTCCTTCAACAGTGACACCAGCCTGCCACGCCCCTCCACACCCTGCGGGCTGCGCCAGGAGATGACCTTGGACCAGTTCTCTGTCCTTGACCCCGACGACCTGAGGTGTCAGAGCGCCATGTCCATCGATGTTCGTCTCATCCCATCCACCCCTTCAGGAAAAATGGGCCCACCCAGCAGGGGGGGCACACCCTCAGGAAAAGATGCTGCTCCAACACCTGGAAAGTCACAACCATCACTTCCAAAAACACCTGCGGAGAAGAGGCAGTCAGGTGCATTCCGACAGCTGTTCAACTCTCCTCCAGGTGGCAGGTTTGCGAGCACACCTGCTGCTGAGAGACCAAAGCCGCCAAAGTTTCAACTAGACGTGTCAATTATCAGTACAGGTAAAGAGGATGACAGTCGGTGTCTGGACGCACCTGTGATGGGAGAAACAGTGGATAAAACCATGCAGGATATCAGGGATACTGTGAGGGACGGAGACACAGTAAAACTATGTGAGGCAGCTAATATAGCAGTGCAGGGTAGCAGCAAACTGCATACAAAGGATGTGAAACATTTGGAGACAGACAAAATGTGCAGGGAGatggaggaagaaaggaagacaTCTAGTGAAAAGAAGAACAGGACTTCCCCTGGAAGTGGGCGAGCTGACACGATTGTTGCCTCCTCCCCCAAACTGGCTCCTCCCAGGAGAGTGCCCAGCAAAACAGACGCCTTCAGAAAACACCTGGCTGTTGAAAACTCAAAGAAAGACGCTGAAGATGCCAAAAAGCAAAAGGAGGAGAGTCATAAGAAGCCCAAGTCAGTGAGAACAccagaaaaaaagttgaaaaggaAAGCCTTGGATCCTTCTGACTTCTTCCCAGATGTCTCAAGTGATGAAGATGACATCTCTGATGGTCTTGGAGATCACCAGGAAGAAATAATGGAGGTACCAGCCCCTAAGAGTAAGGTTTCACTGGGGTCACTTTCAGCTAGACACGCATCAACTCATGTTCCTATAGTGTCTTCAATTAAGAAAAAATCTCTCAGCTCTGAAGCACCGTGGCAGCAGCAGGTTGAAGAGACTGCTAAACACAAGTCAGCAGACATGCCAAGTGTTTCTCCAAGTGCCAAGGTCTCAAATCTACTCCCTGCTCCAGCCATGAAACAAATCAGTACCAAAGGTCCTGCATCAGCTGTTCACCCAAAAGATGCAAAACAGGGAGCGAGCAGTTCAGATAGGCAAGCTGGTGTCAGTTTTGGAAAAGCAGTGCTTGGTACAGACAATGGTTCAAACTGCAACACCATTATAGACACTGCTGCGGTCGAAGCAGGCAGCAATCATACTAAAACTGCACAGAAGGAAAGAGCCACTGGTGTTCGTAACGTGGCGTCAGAAACTGGTCCTGTGGCCTGGCATGAGCAAGATATGGTACCCAACACTGTGGTCGCTTCAGCAGTTATATCTGGGACAGAAGCACCCATGCCTCAAACTGTCTCTCCTGATCAGATCCCCAGCTTTTCAAATCCTCCAAGTATCCAAATGTCAACAGATGTCTTACCATCAGTTCCAGCAAATATTCAGACTCAAAGCAAAGCTGAATCACTCCCAAACAAGCCACTGCATTCACTCTGTACAGTAAGCAAATCCCATGGAGGTGTTGCTTTTCCGCATGACCTTCCCTCAACTTTTCTGCCTCACAATACTTTGTCAGAACCCTGTGTGCAAAATTCCGTCATCCCAACACCCCTGGCATCTAATGTAGAACATGTCCCCATTCAGCAAGGGCTGACTCCCCCTATCTCATCTGCAGATGGCATATTCCGCGTTCCCTTACCGCCCGTGAATCATGATCCACCGCCCCAGCCTGTGTCGCAGCCAACTCCGCCAGTTTATGTCGCAGAGAGGCCAGTCATCAAACTGAACAAGTTCTCGTATGCTGCAATCTGTGCGCTGGAGGCAAACTACGGATACGAGTGGCTGTGGCCGGTAAAACCACAACAACAAGAGACGCTAACAGCCAAGCAAGAGCCGGATTTCTTGTCAATGGCAACAGGAAGTGAGCAGACAAAGTTGTTCGTTACAACCTGTGAAAGTAATGTAGAAGCCACACAGCAACCACATCCCCTGCAAAGTCACCAATCTTCACCAAGTACACAAATATTACAGCCTGTTGTTGGTGGGGAAAGACAGAGTTTTTCTGCTGACATATCTTCTGTTACTAACGGAAACCGAGATGACAGGAATGACAGCAGCGTAGTGGGGAAGGTGTCCCATGCAAGGGACAGAACTTCAGGGGTAGTCACTACAAAAATAAAAGGAAAGACAGTGAAGGACCTCCTTTCTGAGTCAAGGAAACAAAAGGGAAAATCTCATCAGCAAAGTGGTTTAGTTGCAGGTAGAGGAGCAATGTCAGCAAACACAGGACTGAATAATCAAGTGCAGCAAGTTGTGCCTCAAACAGCTCTTCCATCTGTAACAGGTGTGCTTACGACAGGTGTGTCACAGGTGCCAGGTGTGTCACCGGTGTCAGGTGTGTCACAGGTGTCAGGTTTGTCACAGGTGCAGGGTCTGTCACACATGGTAGGTTCATCACAGGTGCCAGGTGTGTCACAGGTGCCAGGTGTATTATCTTCCACTGTTGGAAACACGGCTCAGATTGTGTATTCCGCTGACAGGAACATTTTCGATACCCTGACAAGAGAGAGCATAGATGTGTCCATCACACCTGTGACTGGCACACCTATTCTTACAAACCAACAAGAAAATAAAAGTACTGGATCAACTGTTGCCCTGCCAAACAATCGAAACCAGCAAAAGCAAAACGATGTGCAACAACCTCACAAGCAGACACTTGAAATCAAAACATGCAATGAGAGAATCACATCCCCCAACCCAGACATTTGGTATGAAGCATTCGGCTCTCCCAAGGCAGCAACCCTGTGCACAGAAAGGTCTGAAACTCAGAAGACAATAGCACACAAGGACAAGGGCACAGTTGATCCCAATGCATCTGTGAACAAGTGTCTTGAAGAAAACTGCCGAGAAACCGAGGAAGGAGAATTGTCAGAAGGAGAAATTATAAGTGACGATGAAGATGTGAAATCTTCTGGGACATCATCATATACAGCAATgcacaacattaacaacaaagacAGTCACTGTAGGGAGCAAATGTATACCAGcacttttaaaagaaatgaGGATGTTTCTGGAAGACATAACAATAGGCAACACAGTGAACAAAGGACAAAAGATAACAGAGATTCACACAGGAGTAGAAGTCAGAAAGCAGCAGACATGAAATGTGATAGGAAACAAATGGACCGCAGCCGACATGGCTCGAGAAGGCCGACATCAGAAGAGGGAAGGTTAAGAGAACAGAACTATAAGGAGGGATGGAGGAGGGCGGAAGGGGGAAGGACTGAGCATGGTAGACGGGAGAAGGTATCCCGGGACAGAGATGCGGCGTCCAGGGAAGGAGAGCAAGTCTCCAGAAAGGCTCGAAGGGTAGAAAAGAAAGCCAGAAGGTGA